A single region of the Pararhodospirillum photometricum DSM 122 genome encodes:
- the ykgO gene encoding type B 50S ribosomal protein L36, whose product MRVRNSLKSAKVRDKNCRIVRRKGRVLVINKKNPRLKTRQG is encoded by the coding sequence ATGCGTGTTCGGAATTCCTTGAAGTCGGCCAAGGTGCGCGACAAGAACTGCCGCATCGTGCGCCGTAAAGGCCGCGTTCTTGTGATCAACAAGAAGAACCCCCGGCTGAAGACCCGCCAGGGCTAA
- the leuA gene encoding 2-isopropylmalate synthase, which yields MLKTPAVKYPPFLPPTYPDRTWPDRRLERAPRWCSTDLRDGNQALVEPMDLARKNRLYDLLVRLGFKEIEVAFPAASAVEQAFVRSLIDDNRIPADVTLQVMTPARPPLIATTIAALAGAPRAIVHLYNATAPLFRRVVFGLDQTQTVALAVEGTRLIRELTEARPETRWTYQYSPETFCFTEWEFALEICERVRETWGPTAERPLILNLPTTVEVAMPNAFADQIEWFHRHLSSREHVTLSVHPHNDRGTAVATAEQALLAGAERIEGCLFGNGERTGNVDLLTLALNLYTQGIDPGLDFSALDEVKEVLEWCTGLPVPARHPYAGALVYTAFSGSHQDAIRKGFAAREARGEARWEIPYLPLDPADVGRSYEAVIRVNSQSGKGGAAWVVERALGVSLPKGLQADFGRRVQALADAQGGELDAEAVCALFARAYFVEDSPALRLIDHHLSRDGETCVFRGTVSRGQEPPYAVEGRGNGSLSSALAALASVGVCLSVRAFSEQSLERGAEARAIAFLEAEAAGGRSVFGVGLDTDTTLAALRAVVSAANAVLGDA from the coding sequence ATGCTGAAGACCCCCGCCGTCAAGTATCCTCCCTTCCTCCCCCCGACCTATCCCGACCGCACGTGGCCCGACCGCCGCCTGGAACGGGCGCCGCGCTGGTGCAGCACCGACCTGCGCGACGGCAACCAGGCCCTGGTCGAGCCCATGGACCTCGCGCGCAAGAATCGCCTCTACGACCTCCTGGTCCGGCTGGGCTTCAAGGAGATCGAGGTGGCGTTTCCAGCCGCGTCGGCGGTCGAACAGGCTTTTGTCCGGTCCTTGATCGACGACAACCGGATTCCGGCCGACGTCACCCTCCAAGTGATGACCCCGGCCCGGCCGCCGCTGATCGCCACGACCATCGCCGCTCTGGCCGGAGCGCCCCGGGCCATTGTGCATCTGTATAACGCGACGGCGCCTTTGTTCCGCCGCGTGGTCTTTGGCCTTGATCAGACGCAGACGGTAGCGCTGGCGGTGGAGGGCACGCGCCTGATCCGGGAGTTGACCGAGGCGCGGCCAGAGACCCGCTGGACCTATCAGTATTCGCCGGAGACCTTCTGCTTTACCGAGTGGGAGTTTGCCCTGGAGATCTGCGAGCGGGTCCGGGAAACCTGGGGCCCCACGGCGGAGCGGCCCTTGATCCTTAACCTGCCCACCACGGTCGAGGTGGCAATGCCCAACGCCTTTGCCGACCAGATCGAGTGGTTTCACCGCCACCTGTCCTCGCGCGAGCACGTCACCCTCTCGGTCCACCCCCACAACGACCGGGGCACGGCGGTCGCCACGGCGGAGCAGGCCTTGCTGGCCGGGGCCGAGCGGATCGAGGGCTGTTTGTTTGGCAATGGCGAGCGCACCGGCAACGTCGATCTGCTGACCCTGGCCCTCAACCTTTATACCCAGGGGATTGACCCGGGCCTTGATTTCTCGGCGCTCGACGAGGTCAAGGAGGTGCTGGAGTGGTGTACCGGCCTGCCGGTGCCGGCCCGCCATCCTTACGCCGGCGCGCTGGTCTACACGGCCTTTTCCGGCTCGCACCAAGACGCCATTCGCAAGGGCTTTGCGGCACGCGAGGCGCGGGGCGAGGCGCGATGGGAGATCCCCTACCTCCCCCTTGATCCCGCTGACGTCGGGCGCTCCTACGAAGCGGTGATCCGGGTCAACAGCCAGTCGGGCAAGGGGGGCGCCGCCTGGGTGGTCGAGCGCGCCTTGGGGGTCAGCTTGCCCAAGGGGCTGCAAGCCGACTTTGGCCGGCGGGTGCAGGCCTTGGCCGACGCCCAGGGCGGCGAGTTGGACGCCGAGGCGGTCTGTGCCTTGTTTGCCCGCGCTTATTTCGTCGAGGACAGCCCGGCTTTGCGCCTGATCGACCACCACCTGAGCCGGGATGGGGAGACCTGTGTGTTTCGCGGGACGGTGAGCCGCGGTCAGGAGCCGCCGTACGCGGTGGAGGGTCGGGGCAATGGCTCGCTGTCCAGTGCGCTGGCGGCCTTGGCGTCGGTGGGTGTGTGCCTGTCGGTGCGGGCGTTTAGTGAGCAGAGTCTGGAGCGTGGGGCCGAGGCGCGGGCGATCGCCTTTTTAGAGGCCGAGGCGGCCGGGGGCCGGAGCGTGTTTGGCGTGGGCCTCGATACCGACACCACGCTTGCCGCCTTGCGGGCGGTGGTCAGTGCCGCGAATGCGGTGTTGGGCGACGCGTAA
- a CDS encoding AraC family transcriptional regulator, which translates to MLELPARPPGCPWLPVIPVALDVPQAFRGVPHQHAEAQLVYACQGVVRVSVAAGTYVVPPQRAVWVPPGVEHHTSSRAAVRFRTLYFPPHSLPPLLPEACAVVEVSELMRALILRCVSFATTAPTEGFAVRVLGLLFEEFRVLPAIPPLCLGMPVSPRLLRLAESFLETPTLSLDIDTAAARVGLSRRTFLRQFQGETGLSFGQWRQQALVLASLSRLAAGESVLGVALDLGYQSPSAFSAMFRRVLGVAPREYFVP; encoded by the coding sequence ATGCTGGAGCTTCCCGCCCGCCCCCCGGGCTGTCCCTGGCTGCCGGTGATCCCGGTGGCCCTCGACGTGCCCCAGGCCTTTCGGGGCGTGCCGCATCAGCACGCCGAGGCTCAGTTGGTGTATGCCTGCCAGGGCGTGGTGCGGGTCTCGGTGGCGGCCGGCACCTATGTGGTCCCCCCGCAGCGCGCCGTCTGGGTGCCGCCCGGGGTCGAGCACCACACCAGCAGCCGGGCCGCCGTGCGCTTTCGCACCCTCTACTTCCCGCCCCATAGCCTGCCGCCCCTGCTGCCGGAAGCCTGCGCGGTGGTCGAGGTCTCCGAGCTGATGCGCGCCTTGATCCTGCGCTGCGTGAGCTTTGCCACCACGGCCCCGACCGAGGGCTTCGCGGTGCGCGTGCTGGGGCTGTTGTTCGAGGAGTTTCGGGTGTTGCCCGCGATCCCTCCGTTGTGCCTGGGCATGCCCGTGAGCCCGCGCCTGTTGCGCTTGGCCGAGAGTTTTTTGGAAACCCCCACGCTGTCCTTGGACATCGACACCGCCGCCGCCCGGGTTGGCCTGTCGCGCCGGACGTTCTTGCGCCAGTTTCAGGGCGAGACCGGTCTCAGTTTTGGTCAATGGCGCCAGCAGGCCTTGGTCCTGGCCAGCCTGTCGCGCTTGGCGGCGGGCGAGTCGGTGTTGGGGGTGGCGCTTGATCTCGGCTACCAGAGCCCCAGTGCTTTTAGCGCTATGTTTCGTCGTGTTCTAGGCGTCGCGCCGCGAGAGTATTTTGTGCCGTAA
- a CDS encoding head decoration protein, with the protein MSRVLTEAPRAGAFLVWEVHPDFCRETVTVAAGQTLAAGEIVQKAAGDTVIAADGVLDEQGALVTPVAGIVVTAVDASDGARPGVLIARGPALVDGADLIFPPETNGQRAAVLASLATLGLRVL; encoded by the coding sequence ATGTCCCGAGTTCTGACCGAAGCCCCCCGCGCGGGGGCTTTTCTCGTTTGGGAGGTTCACCCCGATTTCTGCCGCGAGACCGTGACCGTCGCTGCCGGACAAACCCTGGCCGCCGGGGAGATCGTCCAGAAGGCGGCGGGCGACACCGTGATCGCGGCCGATGGCGTGTTGGACGAGCAAGGCGCCCTGGTCACGCCCGTGGCCGGGATCGTGGTCACGGCGGTGGATGCCTCCGACGGAGCGCGTCCGGGTGTGCTGATTGCGCGCGGTCCCGCCCTGGTGGACGGCGCCGACCTGATCTTTCCCCCCGAAACCAATGGGCAGCGGGCGGCCGTCCTGGCCTCGCTCGCCACGCTGGGCCTTCGGGTTCTTTAA
- a CDS encoding major capsid protein yields the protein MPELVLDIFNEDAFSLSQLILGLEKVPYLPTTLGDMGLFEAVYLVGTDQAVIERQDSVLSLVQTSERGAPVQRADAPSSRRDIRSFSCPRLHETDEVTAAELFRMRAMGVAAGSQTLEAEVQTRLLRRRRNIEYTWENMRLGALQGVVLDKDASVIRDWYQEWAIAKPAEINFALGTEATDVRKKCSDVRRAMIRAAKGAFVANTTVHALAGDGFYDALINHPQVRRTYEGWSAAADLRGGAAFESFSYAGITFHNYRGSDDATSVAVASEKAHFFPMGAVEVFKVVFAPGEKFAHLGQQAVPLYPVVKRDEDDEKLSLDLRSYPLFMCLKPEVLQRAKAG from the coding sequence ATGCCTGAGCTGGTTTTGGATATCTTCAACGAGGACGCCTTTTCCCTCTCCCAGTTGATCCTGGGCCTGGAGAAGGTGCCTTACCTGCCCACCACCCTGGGCGACATGGGCTTGTTCGAGGCGGTCTATCTGGTCGGCACCGATCAGGCGGTGATCGAGCGTCAGGACTCGGTGTTGTCCCTGGTTCAGACCTCGGAACGCGGGGCGCCGGTCCAGCGCGCCGACGCGCCGTCATCCCGGCGGGACATCCGCTCGTTCAGTTGTCCCCGGCTGCACGAAACCGACGAGGTCACGGCGGCGGAATTGTTCCGCATGCGCGCCATGGGCGTGGCGGCGGGAAGCCAGACCCTGGAAGCCGAGGTGCAGACCCGCTTGCTGCGTCGCCGGCGCAACATCGAATACACCTGGGAGAACATGCGGCTGGGGGCGCTCCAAGGCGTGGTGCTGGACAAGGACGCCAGCGTGATCCGCGACTGGTACCAGGAATGGGCGATCGCCAAGCCGGCCGAGATTAACTTCGCCCTGGGGACCGAGGCCACGGACGTGCGCAAGAAGTGCAGCGATGTTCGCCGGGCCATGATCCGCGCCGCCAAGGGGGCTTTTGTCGCCAACACCACGGTTCACGCCCTGGCCGGCGATGGCTTCTATGATGCCTTGATCAATCACCCCCAGGTGCGCCGCACCTACGAGGGATGGAGCGCGGCGGCCGACCTGCGGGGCGGCGCGGCGTTCGAGAGCTTTTCCTATGCCGGCATCACTTTCCACAACTACCGGGGCTCGGACGATGCCACGTCGGTGGCCGTGGCGTCGGAGAAGGCGCACTTCTTCCCCATGGGGGCGGTGGAGGTCTTCAAGGTGGTGTTTGCCCCGGGCGAGAAGTTCGCCCACCTGGGGCAGCAGGCCGTGCCCCTGTACCCCGTGGTCAAGCGCGACGAAGACGACGAGAAGCTGTCGTTGGATTTGCGCTCCTATCCCTTGTTCATGTGCCTGAAACCCGAGGTGCTTCAGCGGGCCAAGGCGGGATGA
- a CDS encoding head-tail joining protein, producing the protein MIRDALLFDPVYTLLGVDAAYTPPGEGSSSRALRVMDHSQGESVDDGVGAFVVRPTVHARATDLDGSPTGGTLVVGGVAYRIASHGAVLTRSGRAGGQRRLILERLDD; encoded by the coding sequence ATGATCCGGGACGCCTTGTTGTTTGACCCGGTTTACACCCTCCTGGGGGTGGATGCCGCTTATACCCCGCCGGGGGAGGGAAGCTCGTCTCGCGCCTTGCGGGTCATGGATCATTCCCAGGGCGAGAGCGTGGACGACGGGGTGGGCGCGTTTGTCGTGCGGCCCACCGTCCACGCGCGCGCCACCGACCTCGACGGCTCGCCCACCGGGGGCACTCTGGTGGTGGGCGGGGTGGCCTACCGTATCGCCTCCCATGGTGCTGTGTTGACCCGCTCGGGGCGGGCCGGGGGACAGCGCCGCCTGATCCTGGAGCGTCTGGATGACTGA
- a CDS encoding BrnA antitoxin family protein — protein MTKNGSDSKAAWIDPDDAPELTEAWFADAVRFKGGESVEEIVARVQGTASKGGRPRSPTPKKTVNLRLDPDVLDHFRAQGPGWQTRINLILRDAAGLGPR, from the coding sequence ATGACAAAGAACGGAAGCGATTCGAAGGCCGCCTGGATTGACCCCGACGATGCTCCCGAATTGACCGAGGCGTGGTTTGCCGACGCCGTCCGGTTCAAGGGCGGCGAAAGCGTGGAAGAAATCGTCGCTCGGGTGCAGGGCACGGCCAGCAAGGGAGGACGGCCGCGATCCCCGACCCCCAAGAAAACCGTGAACTTGCGCCTGGACCCCGACGTCCTCGACCATTTCCGCGCCCAGGGACCGGGATGGCAGACGCGCATCAATCTCATTTTGCGTGACGCAGCAGGATTGGGGCCTCGGTAG
- a CDS encoding BrnT family toxin, translating to MISWDEAKRAKTLEERGLDFADAAQVFAGPNDTRLDDRFAYGETRFITAGWLRGRFVIVVWTERDGGQRIISMRYGHDKERKRFEGRLD from the coding sequence ATGATCAGCTGGGACGAAGCCAAGCGCGCCAAGACGCTTGAAGAACGCGGCCTTGATTTCGCCGATGCGGCTCAGGTGTTCGCCGGGCCGAACGACACGCGGCTTGACGATCGCTTTGCCTATGGTGAGACACGCTTCATCACGGCGGGATGGCTGCGCGGTCGTTTTGTGATTGTCGTCTGGACAGAGCGCGACGGCGGGCAACGCATCATTTCCATGAGGTACGGCCATGACAAAGAACGGAAGCGATTCGAAGGCCGCCTGGATTGA
- a CDS encoding phage pre-tape measure protein: MTTLLDIAPATRSVAVGDTSLTVGGLTVTDIAGLVRPFHGLASAFDGGEIDAEALLAQGPAVVGAVLACATGTPGNPQAEAIGARLPAGHEVELLAAVVEMTFPGEDPAGVVEHLAGLLKKAGPVMAQVPSSPLPSNA; encoded by the coding sequence ATGACCACGCTTCTGGACATCGCGCCCGCCACTCGGTCGGTGGCCGTGGGCGACACCTCCCTCACCGTGGGCGGGCTGACCGTCACCGACATTGCCGGCTTGGTCCGGCCTTTTCACGGCCTGGCCTCGGCCTTCGACGGTGGGGAGATAGATGCCGAGGCCCTGCTGGCCCAGGGGCCGGCGGTGGTGGGGGCCGTACTGGCCTGCGCCACCGGCACCCCGGGCAACCCCCAGGCCGAAGCGATCGGCGCCCGCTTGCCGGCCGGGCACGAAGTCGAGCTTCTGGCGGCGGTGGTGGAGATGACGTTTCCGGGGGAAGACCCGGCCGGCGTGGTCGAGCACCTCGCCGGCCTGCTCAAAAAGGCCGGCCCGGTGATGGCGCAGGTGCCCTCCTCGCCGTTGCCGTCGAACGCCTGA
- a CDS encoding DUF4160 domain-containing protein, translating into MRAFCPHSPVIKSGEGGWSNWGSSAAWPSRSSPGIIPPPHIHVIAAGEKALVCLETGAILAGDLSPATRRVVADWLTDQGAAALDTFNALTPKR; encoded by the coding sequence GTGCGGGCATTTTGTCCGCATAGCCCTGTCATCAAGAGCGGAGAAGGCGGATGGTCAAACTGGGGATCGTCGGCGGCGTGGCCTTCAAGGTCTTCTCCGGGGATCATCCCCCCTCCCCATATTCATGTCATCGCCGCTGGGGAAAAAGCCCTGGTTTGCCTTGAGACAGGGGCCATTCTGGCGGGAGATCTGTCGCCGGCCACCCGTCGCGTGGTTGCCGACTGGCTCACCGATCAGGGGGCCGCCGCCCTCGATACCTTCAACGCCCTCACCCCCAAGCGATAG
- a CDS encoding CidA/LrgA family protein, producing the protein MVSSFFLLLAVQLVGEVAREVLGVPIPGPVLGMFGLALFLIARQTLTSKTVSASLSHTSETLIGQMGLMFVPAGVGLVAQGPLLAREWLPLVAGVVGSTVIGVVVTGAVMHWTLPAVEEDADASRS; encoded by the coding sequence ATGGTGTCTTCCTTTTTCTTGTTGTTGGCGGTTCAACTGGTGGGGGAGGTGGCCCGCGAAGTATTGGGGGTGCCGATTCCGGGGCCGGTGCTGGGGATGTTCGGGCTCGCATTGTTCTTGATTGCCCGGCAAACCCTCACGAGCAAGACCGTGTCGGCCTCCCTGTCCCACACCTCGGAAACCTTGATTGGGCAGATGGGCTTAATGTTCGTGCCGGCCGGCGTGGGCTTGGTGGCTCAAGGACCGTTGCTGGCGCGGGAGTGGTTGCCGCTGGTGGCCGGGGTGGTGGGATCGACGGTGATTGGGGTGGTGGTGACCGGGGCGGTCATGCACTGGACCTTGCCGGCTGTCGAGGAGGACGCCGATGCAAGCCGTTCTTGA
- a CDS encoding LrgB family protein gives MQAVLESLWAPLAATPLVWLVVTLAAFVLGRRVQTWAGNHPLATPAPLAMAAVALVLVLTGTSYDTYASGAQFITFLLGPTTIALAIPLARHVEAIRKNFRGIFLALLAGSLASIASGVAIVILLGGSRDVALSMAPKAATTPIAMAVAQEIGGVPALSASLAILGGVVAAITGPQMLHRLKIRDWRAQGLAAGVAGSGLGAAQVASRHELAAAFGALGIGLNGLLTALVLPLLARFL, from the coding sequence ATGCAAGCCGTTCTTGAGAGCCTGTGGGCGCCCTTGGCGGCGACTCCCCTGGTCTGGCTGGTGGTGACGCTGGCGGCCTTTGTTTTGGGGCGCCGGGTTCAAACCTGGGCCGGCAACCATCCGCTGGCCACACCGGCCCCGCTGGCCATGGCGGCGGTGGCCTTGGTGTTGGTCCTGACCGGGACCTCTTATGATACCTACGCCTCTGGGGCGCAGTTCATCACGTTCTTGTTGGGTCCGACCACCATTGCCCTGGCCATCCCTCTGGCGCGGCATGTCGAGGCGATCCGAAAGAACTTTCGCGGGATTTTTCTGGCGCTGCTGGCGGGGTCCCTGGCGTCGATTGCCAGTGGGGTGGCCATCGTGATCCTGCTGGGCGGCTCGCGTGACGTGGCCTTGTCGATGGCGCCCAAGGCGGCGACAACGCCGATCGCCATGGCGGTGGCCCAGGAGATTGGCGGCGTCCCCGCCCTCAGCGCGTCCTTGGCCATTTTGGGGGGCGTGGTCGCGGCGATCACCGGGCCGCAGATGCTGCACCGCCTCAAGATCCGCGACTGGCGGGCCCAGGGCTTGGCGGCCGGAGTGGCGGGCAGTGGCCTCGGCGCCGCCCAGGTCGCTTCGCGCCACGAACTGGCCGCCGCCTTTGGCGCGCTGGGCATCGGCCTCAATGGCCTCCTGACCGCACTCGTCCTCCCCCTCCTGGCCCGCTTTCTTTAA
- the hpnH gene encoding adenosyl-hopene transferase HpnH, which yields MGVPLIQQVRLGAYLVKQRLLGRTRYPLVLMLEPLFRCNLACAGCGKIAYPAEILNRRLSVEECLNAARECDAPIVSIAGGEPLIHHDIVPIVEGLMAQKRFVYLCTNALLLEKRLNDFTPSPYLTFSIHLDGDREHHDAAVCQEGVFDKAVAAIRAARARGFRVTCNTTLFDGAPPERVAQFIAFACDDLGVEGVTVAPGFAYEHAPLQDVFLGRERTKELFRSLFRLRQPSWRFNQSSLYLDFLAGNQTYACTPWGNPTRNVFGWQRPCYLLNEGTVGSFKELMETTDWDAYGTGRYEKCANCMMHCGYEATAVADTIAHPLKAWKVTREGIRTEGPLAPEVSFDNQRPA from the coding sequence GTGGGAGTTCCCCTGATTCAGCAGGTCCGCCTTGGGGCCTATCTCGTCAAGCAACGCCTGCTCGGCCGGACCCGCTACCCCTTGGTTCTCATGCTGGAACCCTTGTTCCGCTGCAATCTCGCCTGCGCCGGCTGCGGCAAGATCGCCTACCCCGCCGAGATCCTCAACCGCCGTCTCTCGGTCGAGGAGTGCCTGAACGCCGCGCGCGAGTGCGATGCCCCCATCGTCTCGATCGCCGGCGGCGAACCGCTGATCCATCACGACATCGTGCCCATCGTCGAGGGCCTGATGGCGCAAAAGCGCTTTGTCTACCTGTGCACCAACGCCTTGTTGCTGGAAAAGCGCCTCAACGACTTCACGCCCTCGCCCTACCTAACCTTCTCCATCCACCTCGATGGCGATCGCGAGCACCACGACGCCGCCGTGTGCCAAGAAGGCGTGTTTGATAAGGCGGTGGCGGCCATTCGCGCCGCCCGGGCCCGGGGCTTTCGTGTCACCTGCAACACCACCTTGTTCGACGGCGCGCCGCCCGAGCGCGTGGCCCAGTTCATTGCCTTTGCCTGCGACGACCTGGGCGTCGAGGGCGTGACCGTGGCCCCGGGCTTTGCCTACGAGCATGCTCCGCTGCAAGATGTCTTCTTGGGGCGCGAGCGCACCAAGGAGCTGTTCCGGTCGTTGTTCCGGTTGCGTCAGCCCTCGTGGCGGTTCAACCAGTCGAGTTTGTATCTCGATTTCCTGGCCGGTAATCAGACCTACGCCTGTACGCCCTGGGGCAACCCAACACGCAACGTCTTTGGCTGGCAGCGGCCTTGCTACCTGCTCAACGAAGGCACGGTCGGCTCGTTCAAGGAATTGATGGAGACCACGGACTGGGACGCCTACGGCACCGGCCGCTACGAAAAGTGCGCCAACTGCATGATGCACTGCGGCTATGAAGCCACCGCCGTTGCCGACACCATCGCCCATCCGCTGAAGGCCTGGAAGGTGACCCGCGAGGGCATTCGCACCGAGGGGCCGTTGGCGCCCGAAGTGTCTTTCGATAACCAGCGACCGGCTTGA
- the ispH gene encoding 4-hydroxy-3-methylbut-2-enyl diphosphate reductase — MSDERTLRVILANPRGFCAGVTRAIEIVEKCLDLYEHPVYVRHEIVHNKHVVESLRSKGALFVDELDEIPDGALTVFSAHGVPKAVVDEAARRTLPVVDATCPLVSRVHKEGQNHVAKGREVVLIGHEGHPEVEGTQGQIPGGVHLVSRPEDVERLSISDPNEIAYVTQTTLSVDDTREVIEALKRRFPNIQGPDVKDICYATQNRQSAVREIAREADLLLVVGARNSSNSNRLREIGTQMGKPSYLIDDASGLDPAWLDGVATVAVTAGASAPEGLVRDLVNRLRDFGRVEVVEQKGVDEHMQFKLPRLPQIGDRQRPADPAHREETLKD; from the coding sequence GTGAGCGATGAAAGGACTCTTCGCGTCATCCTGGCCAACCCACGCGGCTTTTGCGCCGGTGTCACCCGGGCCATCGAGATTGTGGAAAAGTGCCTCGACCTTTACGAGCACCCCGTCTATGTCCGCCATGAAATCGTGCACAACAAGCACGTCGTGGAGAGCTTGCGCAGCAAGGGCGCCCTGTTTGTCGATGAACTCGACGAAATCCCCGATGGCGCCTTGACCGTGTTTAGCGCCCACGGTGTGCCCAAGGCCGTGGTGGACGAAGCCGCCCGGCGCACCCTCCCCGTGGTGGATGCCACCTGCCCCCTGGTCTCGCGCGTCCACAAGGAAGGCCAAAACCATGTGGCCAAGGGCCGCGAGGTCGTCCTCATCGGCCACGAAGGCCACCCCGAGGTCGAGGGCACCCAGGGCCAGATCCCGGGCGGCGTCCATCTGGTCAGCCGCCCCGAGGACGTGGAACGGCTGTCCATCAGCGATCCCAATGAGATCGCCTACGTGACCCAGACCACCCTCTCGGTAGATGACACCCGCGAGGTCATTGAGGCGCTCAAGCGTCGCTTCCCCAACATCCAGGGGCCCGACGTCAAGGACATCTGCTACGCGACCCAAAACCGGCAATCGGCGGTGCGCGAGATCGCCCGCGAGGCCGACTTGCTGCTGGTGGTGGGGGCGCGCAACTCGTCGAACTCCAACCGCCTGCGGGAAATCGGCACCCAGATGGGTAAGCCGTCCTACCTGATCGATGACGCCTCGGGCCTTGACCCGGCGTGGCTCGACGGCGTGGCCACCGTCGCCGTCACCGCCGGCGCCTCCGCTCCCGAAGGCTTGGTGCGCGACCTTGTCAATCGCCTGCGCGACTTTGGCCGCGTCGAGGTGGTCGAGCAAAAGGGAGTGGACGAGCACATGCAGTTCAAGCTGCCCCGCCTGCCCCAGATTGGCGATCGCCAGCGCCCCGCCGATCCGGCACACCGCGAAGAAACCCTGAAGGATTAA
- a CDS encoding response regulator, producing the protein MIETRPLRILLAEDNVTNQQVAAGRLRKMGHRVDIVANGAEAVAAVQAFPYDLVFMDIQMPEMDGYEATALIRALPGPQGRLPIVAMTANAQASDRERCLATGMNDYIAKPFQQHTLQTMLDLWGLPPEAAEPALPAPPPDPSPPETGLIDPDIVADLLDVLGDEEIQRLAALFFEREMPISASLQPPTTEEEAAVTSRVAHRLKGASGNLGFCAIAAAATQIELACREGRLGDCPPLIADLRRVFEASRVAWTENAWRR; encoded by the coding sequence GTGATCGAGACTCGGCCTTTGCGAATTCTGCTGGCCGAAGACAACGTGACAAACCAACAAGTTGCCGCCGGACGCCTGCGCAAAATGGGCCACCGCGTGGATATTGTCGCCAACGGCGCCGAAGCCGTGGCGGCGGTCCAAGCTTTCCCGTACGATCTGGTGTTCATGGATATCCAGATGCCGGAGATGGACGGCTACGAGGCCACCGCCTTGATCCGTGCCTTGCCGGGACCACAAGGGCGCCTGCCGATCGTTGCCATGACTGCAAACGCCCAAGCCTCGGATCGAGAACGCTGCTTGGCGACAGGGATGAACGACTACATCGCCAAGCCCTTCCAGCAACATACCTTGCAGACCATGCTGGATCTGTGGGGCCTCCCCCCGGAGGCCGCCGAACCAGCCCTTCCCGCGCCCCCTCCCGATCCCTCTCCCCCGGAGACTGGCTTGATTGACCCCGACATCGTAGCCGACTTGCTTGATGTGCTGGGCGACGAAGAAATCCAGCGCTTGGCCGCCTTGTTCTTCGAGCGGGAGATGCCCATCTCGGCGAGCTTGCAGCCCCCGACCACAGAGGAAGAGGCGGCCGTGACCAGCCGCGTGGCCCATCGCTTGAAGGGGGCGTCGGGCAACCTCGGCTTTTGCGCCATCGCCGCCGCCGCCACCCAGATTGAACTCGCCTGCCGCGAGGGACGCTTGGGCGATTGCCCCCCCTTGATCGCCGACTTGCGCCGGGTGTTCGAGGCGAGCCGCGTCGCCTGGACTGAAAACGCGTGGCGTCGTTGA
- a CDS encoding (2Fe-2S) ferredoxin domain-containing protein — protein sequence MTDDRTLPEILVCVRDRGEGGSSCVGRGARQTLDALTRHPRVLAGQVRVGTVTCFGRCMTGPVVRVRAGAFQAPLHAADVDAYLDAVVNDQTS from the coding sequence ATGACCGACGACAGGACGCTTCCCGAAATTCTCGTGTGTGTGCGCGATCGCGGCGAGGGAGGATCGTCTTGTGTGGGGCGCGGGGCCCGGCAGACCCTGGACGCCTTAACCCGTCACCCCCGTGTGCTGGCGGGGCAGGTTCGGGTAGGCACGGTGACGTGCTTTGGCCGGTGCATGACGGGACCGGTGGTGCGGGTGCGCGCAGGAGCGTTTCAAGCGCCGCTGCATGCCGCCGACGTAGACGCGTATCTGGACGCGGTGGTCAACGATCAGACGTCTTGA
- the cutA gene encoding divalent-cation tolerance protein CutA gives MTQCRLVYMTAASEEEARRLGAVLVGERLAACVNVLGPMRSIYTWDGVVRDEPEVAFLAKTTEAKVPALQARILELHSYDCPCVVVLPIVDGAPAFLDWVAASV, from the coding sequence ATGACCCAATGCCGGCTTGTGTACATGACCGCCGCCAGCGAGGAAGAAGCCCGGCGGCTGGGGGCCGTGCTGGTCGGCGAACGGCTGGCCGCCTGCGTCAACGTGCTGGGCCCCATGCGCTCCATTTATACCTGGGACGGTGTGGTGCGTGACGAGCCCGAGGTGGCCTTTCTCGCCAAAACGACCGAGGCGAAGGTCCCGGCCTTGCAGGCCCGGATCCTTGAGCTGCATTCGTATGACTGCCCGTGTGTCGTGGTGCTGCCGATTGTGGATGGCGCGCCCGCCTTCCTCGATTGGGTCGCGGCCAGCGTTTAA